GATGATTTTATTTGGAGGGGTCATAGAAACATCACTATTGGCGTGTGGCATGGAGAATGGATCGATCACGTCGTGTGATGGAATGTTGACATGATCACCAGAAATTGATGTGTTTACCACGAGACAATTGTACACTTATGCGATCTTCATTCAACAGAAGGGAGCAACGTGGGATTTGCTCATCCCAAGCAACAACGCAAGCGAAAACGAAGCAGACATACGCTCACGCTTCTCACCCCAACGCCATTCCATAACCAATCATTTGTCTCGTTCCGTACCGATCACTCTATCCCTTCATCTCCTTGAATGAACCcctcctccaatcccaataaTTCTTTCGAATTTTATCATACTTATCACCAAGTAACTCAAGCGCTTTGTCAGCCTTCTCCCATTCTCCCTTCTTTCCCCAGACATCCGCTAGAAAGTCCAATGCATGACTGCTCCTGATATCCTCCCCTTTTCCATCTGCATCTCCAAGCTTGACAAAGTCACTCGCAAACTCCTCTACACTCTCTATCTTCACACCCCCCTTCCTTAGAACCCCCCTCAGATAATTCCAAGAACTCTGATTTTGCGGTGCCTCATATGTCGCCGATTTCGCATATTCAATTTCCCTATCCACTATCTCCTTTGGGATCttctcatcaaattcatttgCCTTCAATCCCTTAGTCGAATATTTTGGGTCCGAGAAAACTAGGAAAAATCGATACGACCAAGCACTATTATTTCGTACATCTCTCCTTATCAAATCCTCTACACTCTTTAGTTCCGCCTCGTTGAACATATCCAATTTCAATACCAAATATTGCCTATAACTCCAAACATGATAATTTTTTGCATCTTCGTCAAACATCTGTGTTAAAAAATCTCGTTCCGAATCTGCGAGCACATTGAGTGACGAAGGAGAGGATGAAATCGAGGGGTAGAGATGATCGATAAGAAGTTGTCGATGGTGCCAAATCTgataatttttttgattttccagCGCAATTTGATTTACAAATGCGAGTTCGTCGGCTACAGAGGAAGACAGCGCAAAGAGAGTGGTGGCGCGATAAAGCCAGACTGTATAATGAGCTGCGTTGAGGGTAATGATGTGTTCAGTAAGTTCGAGAACGCGGGGTGAGTATTCTTTGCTCGCCATTACGGCCCGAAGGTATCCCATTGCTAGACATATCATGAGCTTTGtggagagaatgaaggaTGGCAATCTTACCCTCTGCGTATTCATCTGTGTATGCAATTTGTGCTAAAGCGCCCTCACCGTCATCTTGTGCTATTGGTACCACATCATCCCAGATAGGATTCTTCTCATATATTCCCATTTCGCCCCTTGAATATCGCAGACCGATTACCAATCCCCTTGCGTGTACGTCGTTATTCCGTCGAGGTTTGATGATCCTCCGAATAAAATATCTCTCTTCCGCAAGCACCTATGCAAATGAGCTTCCAGCTTTGAATACCACTTGCGCAAACTTGgcaatatttatatttgcaGAATTATTGACCGATTGCAATTCGAATGTCTCCGAAAATCAATCTACGAGTATCGTATGAGTCTCCACGAGCTCTGCTTTCGAGAGGTCACTGTGAAAGGTGCGGATTGGGAGGCCAAACTAAGGGACGTCTGGAAAGTCAATGTGAGCTAAACAGCTCTGCGGACCCGGAAATCAGGGGCTTAAACTGCTAGAAGCTAGATTCAGGTCAAGGAAGCCTTAATGTCACAACGTGCTCTTTGTTATAAAGTCGAAAACGAAGACTTGATGGCCCATCTGCAAGGCTTCAAAAGGACGAGCTCGGCTAGCGTCAGCCTTGTGGGGGAAAGCTGTCAGgctgaagaaagaattgttTAACAATGTGAAGAACAAtgttttgattcttttgatcATTATACATaaatttccttttcattATTGTCCCTCAGTCCGTCGCATTATAGAATAACATGTTAACATAATTTACATCGAAAAGAAGTAATTGTACTGTCGCCAGTATTCTAATCATCTTCAACCCTCCAAAACTTCCATGCTTCCCTATCACCACTTTGCCCATGAACTCCGACCAATTCCTCGACCCCTTCTATACCGTCAGCGTTGAGAAATTTTTCTTGGTCGATTTCATCTCccccaaaatcatcatcttccccaTTCTTGATCACTGCGGGCCATAAAACACCCACTCCATCACAGCCTAGTGTAGTCTCGAATTTTTTATACCCTTCAGTCTCTAATGTTTCCTCCAATCGTGTCATTCTATCATGTGTAGTACCGGGCTTCAATAGTGTAATAGAGCACCCTCCTCCTCCGGCACCTGTAAGCTTCGTCCAGCCAATTCCTTCATGGTCGACAAGTTCCCGAATGCGTTCTAGGCGAGGGTGAGATACTCCTAAAGAAACTAGAAGTCCATGGTTGACTGTCATCAGTTTTCCCAGGTCCTCGACGCACTTAAGATCTTCGCTATCATACTCTGGATCTGAAATCATGACCGCGGCTGATTGACCAACCATATCAATAgcattcaatatcgaatctACAATAGCTGGGTGCTTCTGCTTCAACAAATCCACTTTAGCAACCTCGTGAGCTGTGGATTTTGCTTGCTGTGTGTCTACAAGCAGTAGAGGGAGTTCTGGGAAGTTCCTCAATGGCTTCACAGTAGGTCCGTCAGGGGATTTTTGATAAATCACGGCCTTTCCTTGTGTTGAAACTGTATTATCAACCCCAGATGGGTTTCCGTGTATGCACATTTCTCCCACAAATGCCCAACGATTGATTCTCTCAAGTTGTAAGCTTGCCTCATTGGAAGGTTGATCCGGATGTGGTCCAGATAATGTGCGAATCTGCAACAAAAGTGCGGACGAAAGACAGACAGATATCGAGGCACTACTACCAAGACCTGCACCAATTGGAATTGTTGAACGAAGTGTATATAAACAACCCGGGAACGATTGTGAACCGAGTGATAAAAATATGTATAAAAATGACGAGGCCGAGCTCTGATGTATCTTTCGTATGGCGGGTGATTCATCGGGAGAAATGTTCTCAAGATGTGGTTTCATGGCTGCCACCAATTCTGGATCCAAAGACGTGACCTCATCATAGTagtgcttcttcttcgacgGATGTGAAAAGGTGCTCCATGGCAGATCATCGATATTCCATGTATGTGAGAGATTGATGTCGGGGAAACGAAGAGAAATTGTGCGCTTCGATTTCGAAAGAGACGTAACGAGGAGATATGATCGAAGTGAAATCGCGGCAGCAATCGCAGGCTATCTCTAATGTTAGATCTAAAACCGCATATCTAGAGCAATGGCACCCACCTTTCCATGCACGACCGCGTGCTCTCCAAACACAATGACCTTTCCTGGAGCTGATACCATAAACGGTGGCATCATAGGAGAAGATTCTTTCCTAGTCAAAGGAGCCTTCCGTTCTCCATTGCTCGAACCATTGCTCAAGCCATTGATAGTCGCTTTCTCCATATTCTCGCGGATTATAGCAACTCGATCGTTCTCGGTGTAGGTGCTGTCACGCACAGGCATATGCGAGGTGGGCGAGGTCGAGGGACTATGAGTGCTTTCGGAACTTGAGGGTGTAATTATAAGAAGTGGTTTTGTAGTTgtgcttgagcttgagcttgagcttgatcGCGAATGTTGCTTTGTTTTGAGGGGTTCTGCGAAGGACCTCTTTGTAGTTGTGTCTGTCACTGCACCAAATCAGGTCccgcacacacacacacacacacaatcaGCTCCCGTAGGAAATATGTAgtaactacctaggtagtgaTGTTCTCTTCGAGTGgattcaagatcaagaagcAGATCTAGATTCAATGCGGCACGACAATGATTCACTTGTGCGGCTATAATAGAGGGAATCGACGAATCAACTGTGAGACTTACCTGTAATGTAATACACCTAATACAGCAGGTTACGAAGGAGCAGCAGATAATGAAGATCCATTATAGAACAGGACGTACTTCTGGACTGAAAGCCATGGCCAATAAGTAAGTAAGGTTGCTCTGCCCGGCCAGGGAGACGGTTTATTctagaaaagagagaaaccGATCTGGGGGGGACGCGGAGACACGGGTTTACTCAATTAGGAAGTACCTACGGACTCGAGGGTCTAGGAACTGCACTATCACCAATAGGATCTTACCGTTTACCGTTGTAAGATGACTTCCCCTGAAACGCTGGAATTGGATTGGCAGTCGTTTGTTCCCTGGGCCCATAGTATTTGGCCAATTACTCATCAacgtctctctctctctctctcctgGCATCCACCACGCTCCAACCTGCTGTGCTCGCAATCGACGACGCTCTCTCCTTTCCAGAACCCCTTCGACCGTTCTAGAGCAACGCGAAGaagcctccacggcagtggccaCGCGGAGCGTTATCTACGTGCTCACCCAAGTTGGTAGGGAATGCGTCGGATAGACTCCGGGGATGGATGGTAACTGGCGGTCTACGGCATCCGTCTCCATCAGATATACTTTGACAAAGTGGATTATGGACCATCTTCGACTTATCTGTGTCGAGTAGTTTCCGTTGAGCAACTGGCAAGGGTGCGATTTATTTCCTCATATGATGTGAGAAGCGCCCTTTCGCGACTTCCTTATAAGATCATAAtcactacctaggtaggtaggtgcTGCCATCAATAGCCAATCACATGATCGTCTTCAACAGGTTGTGGTCCTCCCCCCTCGTCTTGCTTTCTATTGCACAACACCACACACGACTCTGCAGCCACTACAACCCCAACACAGTTCGGAACCAAGACCCGCGCGTCGAATCCCATGACATTCCCcaatttcctttcattcGTACTTCGGGCCAGAGGATCATCTGTCTTCTACGATTCTCAAGCCCCGCGAGTTGAGTTTTTCTCgtctttcaacaaatctgGTCTTTCGCTACAATCAGCAAGCTTTACCAACTGAGCGGCTATCAGAATTTCACTGTCAAACATGCCAAACCCCTCAGCTGGGGGACCCAAGGGAAAGGTCTCGAATTCACGCAAAAGGCCAGCCCCCAAAGATCGTGATGAGAATGGTAAAATTATCGGTAGTATGACTTCTAGAGCATCGCGCAAACGTCGTGGTCCCCGAATCACCATGGCATCACTCCAAATTGacgatgagaatgatgatcTGAGCCAGTTTACACCCAGTTTCGACGCTAATTCTCATTCGCATAATACTTGGGGCATTCCCTCTTCGGCGATGATTGTAGCCCCGAAGCGCAAGCGTAGATCCACCACTTCCAAGCAACGACCAGGACTCAGCCGTAATCATGCAGCACGCAGTGCAGGTCTCTTCAACCGCTACCCAGAACTGTGCAGTCTTGAAACTACACCCGAACCAGCAGAAATGAATAGTCCAACTCGCTCTCCATTCCTGCGCTGTCCTTTGGAAGTGCGTGAGCAAATCTATGCTTATTTTCTTCGTTCTCCATACTCAATCCTCGTTAACTATGATTGGGAAGCTGTCGAACGCTGCCCCGATTTTATTGTCAAAAAGATATTACTTATTTGCAAGCAGATCAGTGCAGAGGCTCTCTCATTCCTTTATAGAAACAATACCTTCCATGCACTGCTTCGAGAGAACATGTCACCGCTACCTGCCTGGAGCATCCCACGGATCACAACTAACTATTTAAATTTGGTAAAAAATGTGGTTCTCGAATGCCCAAAAGACAACTGGAATCTTAACTGGTATTACAAGGCAGCAAAAAGCATCGAAACCTTGGTAGTGGCGAAGCCAGCACTGAAAACTTTCACCATCGTGTTGACACCGCAGCAGGTTGGCTTCACTTCGACAGCTTTGGGATTTGAGCATACTCCTATAACTTTTGCGGATTTTCTATGCGAAGATGGAGAGGTAATGAATGCCATTATGAAATTGAGCTGCAAGAGATTAAGGATTGTTGTGAAGAAAGGTGATGGTAGGCGACTTGTTCTCGAAGTAGATACTCACGGGGGAATGCTTGCGACAACGAGTGATCAGGAGGATTGGCTCAAGGAAGATAAAGTATACCAGCTATCAAAGCTTTCTTTGCAAACCAGTGTGAGAAAAGAACTGGCTGCAGTGAAAGAAAAGTTTGAGCAGATCTTTCATGACGAGGAGAATGCTattaggatgggatggtgcAGGGTAATAACCTCAGGTGAGAGATTAGTCAACAATCAGCGTCGGCCATTCAAAGGAGCAATGAGTAATGAGCGACCTCAACCTCGATCTGGCTCTAAGTTTTCTCCGTTGTGAAGAGCACCCTGGTTGTTCATCCTGCATCTTTGGAGGGATCTTCATTTCTAGAAGCTCCAGATTGACAGTGCTCAATTATTTTGGAAGGAAGGTTGATTGTTTCTTCCCCCCCAAAGTTCTCGGTGCGAGTTGGCGCTATTTTCTTCCCaatttcatttcttattCATCGTTGAATCTCATCATATTCCTATCAATCGCATGCAGGAAATCCCGTGGATCATATAGCACAAAATCAGTAACTCTTTCATGGAGATTTTTTCGTTCCATCCCCAACAGGTTATCATTGTCCGTTCATTTACCTGATCTCATATTTCTGCATTTACCGCATTTTATTTCTCAGCAGATAGTCTTTGCTCGTCAGTTTTACCCATCTTTTATTTCTCAGATCCATATCCATTTATTCATCCACTTCCACGCAAAGGATCTTAGTAAACGAGAATTTGCAAAGTTCTGCCAGCGTCTCACCGGAAAGCTGGATTCTCAGAATAGCCGCAGAGCTGAGGAAATCTGGGAGATTTCCATGATTGTGTGGGGGTTCtttttcatatatatcatttcttctctAGTATAAAATTCACATCAATTTTTCGGGTACAACAAACTTAGACGTGTATGCTGAACTAAAGTGACTCTTTCGCAATTATATCATGGATTACATTGTCTACTATAACCGTTCAGAAGTATTTTTATCAGCACTTTCGTATAGTCATCTgatctaatctaatctaatgTAATCTAATGTAATCTAGCTAACTCCAAATCTTTGTTGCATGCGTTTAACATGCTAAACTACAACTAAGCAAAGCGTAATAGCAAGTTTGGCGAGAGGAACCACCTAACAATAAGGATACTCGTATCTATATCATGAGTGATGTA
The Botrytis cinerea B05.10 chromosome 5, complete sequence DNA segment above includes these coding regions:
- the Bcerg12 gene encoding Bcerg12, with the translated sequence MPVRDSTYTENDRVAIIRENMEKATINGLSNGSSNGERKAPLTRKESSPMMPPFMVSAPGKVIVFGEHAVVHGKPAIAAAISLRSYLLVTSLSKSKRTISLRFPDINLSHTWNIDDLPWSTFSHPSKKKHYYDEVTSLDPELVAAMKPHLENISPDESPAIRKIHQSSASSFLYIFLSLGSQSFPGCLYTLRSTIPIGAGLGSSASISVCLSSALLLQIRTLSGPHPDQPSNEASLQLERINRWAFVGEMCIHGNPSGVDNTVSTQGKAVIYQKSPDGPTVKPLRNFPELPLLLVDTQQAKSTAHEVAKVDLLKQKHPAIVDSILNAIDMVGQSAAVMISDPEYDSEDLKCVEDLGKLMTVNHGLLVSLGVSHPRLERIRELVDHEGIGWTKLTGAGGGGCSITLLKPGTTHDRMTRLEETLETEGYKKFETTLGCDGVGVLWPAVIKNGEDDDFGGDEIDQEKFLNADGIEGVEELVGVHGQSGDREAWKFWRVEDD
- the Bcerg12 gene encoding Bcerg12 produces the protein MKPHLENISPDESPAIRKIHQSSASSFLYIFLSLGSQSFPGCLYTLRSTIPIGAGLGSSASISVCLSSALLLQIRTLSGPHPDQPSNEASLQLERINRWAFVGEMCIHGNPSGVDNTVSTQGKAVIYQKSPDGPTVKPLRNFPELPLLLVDTQQAKSTAHEVAKVDLLKQKHPAIVDSILNAIDMVGQSAAVMISDPEYDSEDLKCVEDLGKLMTVNHGLLVSLGVSHPRLERIRELVDHEGIGWTKLTGAGGGGCSITLLKPGTTHDRMTRLEETLETEGYKKFETTLGCDGVGVLWPAVIKNGEDDDFGGDEIDQEKFLNADGIEGVEELVGVHGQSGDREAWKFWRVEDD